One genomic window of Hydra vulgaris chromosome 03, alternate assembly HydraT2T_AEP includes the following:
- the LOC136078534 gene encoding uncharacterized protein LOC136078534, which produces MSVQWQKTKSNSFGIGNGVRLGSILSPLLFNFYIQDLISSISNLRIGCNIGGIFMNVLAYADDMVLIASSWFSLQKLISFTNKESSLINMSFNTKKTVCMVFNPTQKSKVISNSFPELCVSGCEIAFVESFKYLGHIIKNDLTDDLDIIKEVKGLYTRTNILIRRFHLCSTRVKVKLFKAYCICLYGVPLWQNYNDKIMARLQYCYNKCAKMFFGYNKYDSISYMLLEFRLPSFHTIILNYRHLFVNS; this is translated from the coding sequence ATGTCTGTTCAATGGCagaaaacaaaatcaaacagTTTTGGAATTGGGAATGGGGTTCGTCTAGGAAGTATATTGTCACCACTtctatttaacttttacatacAAGATTTGATTTCATCAATATCAAACCTTCGTATTGGATGTAATATAGGTGGTATATTCATGAATGTGTTGGCCTATGCTGATGATATGGTTCTAATTGCGTCTTCTTGGTTTTCTCTTCAGAAACTAATTAGCTTTACAAATAAGGAATCTTCCTTAATTAACATGTCCTTTAATACCAAGAAAACTGTATGTATGGTGTTTAATCCAActcaaaaatcaaaagttatatcaAACTCCTTCCCAGAATTATGCGTGTCAGGATGTGAAATTGCTTTTGTTGAATCTTTCAAATACCTTggtcatataattaaaaatgaccttACCGATGATCTTGATATAATCAAAGAGGTGAAGGGCCTTTACACACGTACAAATATCTTAATTAGACGCTTTCATTTATGTTCCACCAGAGTGAAGGTTAAACTGTTTAAAGCATATTGCATTTGTTTATATGGTGTTCCTTTGTggcaaaattataatgataaaataatggcACGCCTTCAGTATTGCTACAACAAATGTGCTAAAATGTTTTTCGGATACAACAAATATGATAGTATATCTTACATGCTTTTAGAGTTCAGATTACCATCTTTTCATACAATTATCTTAAACTATAGACATCTTTTCGTAAACAGTTGA